In Selenomonas sp. TAMA-11512, a genomic segment contains:
- a CDS encoding MotA/TolQ/ExbB proton channel family protein, with protein sequence MEKSTIIGFIGGLISIFVGMVVKGAPISSMANPAAYIIIIGGTFACLFAAFPMDVVTKLPTFVGKAWKTQDVGNKGELLNLFVELSQIARREGILALESRVQEIKDPFFRTGLGMVIDGMDPDFVGDVLDAEIAMMQHRHALARSVLSQANAYAPTLGVLGAVIGLIAALGNLNDVNALGHAIAGAFIATILGIFTAYVWWGPWANKLKVFSEEEVLVKRMIIEGILSLQAGDSPTQIEAKLMVFISQSEREALKGEG encoded by the coding sequence TTGGAAAAATCAACAATTATTGGTTTTATTGGAGGCCTTATTTCCATATTTGTCGGTATGGTGGTTAAGGGGGCTCCAATCTCGTCCATGGCAAATCCGGCAGCGTATATCATCATTATCGGTGGTACGTTTGCGTGTCTTTTTGCAGCTTTTCCAATGGACGTTGTTACAAAGTTGCCCACCTTTGTCGGTAAGGCATGGAAAACCCAGGACGTCGGTAATAAGGGAGAACTCTTAAATCTTTTCGTTGAGTTGTCGCAAATTGCTCGTCGTGAAGGTATTCTTGCACTTGAAAGCCGTGTACAAGAGATTAAGGATCCCTTTTTCCGTACGGGACTTGGTATGGTTATTGACGGTATGGATCCGGACTTTGTGGGTGATGTCCTAGACGCGGAAATTGCTATGATGCAGCATCGTCATGCATTGGCTCGTTCTGTTTTATCCCAAGCGAATGCATATGCTCCTACACTCGGTGTTCTTGGAGCCGTTATCGGTCTGATCGCTGCGCTTGGTAACCTCAACGATGTTAATGCGCTTGGCCATGCGATTGCTGGTGCGTTTATTGCTACCATTCTCGGTATTTTTACCGCTTACGTTTGGTGGGGACCATGGGCGAATAAGCTTAAGGTCTTTTCCGAGGAAGAGGTTCTTGTTAAGCGCATGATTATTGAGGGGATTCTTTCCCTGCAGGCAGGCGATTCACCAACACAGATTGAAGCAAAGTTAATGGTGTTCATCTCTCAGTCTGAGCGTGAAGCGCTAAAGGGAGAAGGCTAA